Proteins from a single region of Macaca fascicularis isolate 582-1 chromosome 5, T2T-MFA8v1.1:
- the RPL34 gene encoding large ribosomal subunit protein eL34: MVQRLTYRRRLSYNTASNKTRLSRTPGNRIVYLYTKKVGKAPKSACGVCPGRLRGVRAVRPKVLMRLSKTKKHVSRAYGGSMCAKCVRDRIKRAFLIEEQKIVVKVLKAQAQSQKAK; the protein is encoded by the exons ATGGTCCAACGTTTGACATACCGACGTAGGCTTTCCTACAATACAGCCTCTAACAAAACTAGGCT GTCCCGAACCCCTGGTAATAGAATTGTTTACCTTTATACCAAGAAGGTTGGGAAAGCACCAAAATCTGCATGTGGTGTGTGCCCAGGCAGACTTCGAGGG GTTCGTGCTGTAAGACCTAAAGTTCTTATGAGATTgtccaaaacaaagaaacatgtcAGCAGGGCCTATGGTGGTTCCATGTGTGCTAAATGTGTTCGTGACAG GATCAAGCGTGCTTTCCTTATCGAGGAGCAGAAAATCGTTGTGAAAGTGTTGAAGGCACAAGCACAGAGtcaaaaagctaaataa